In Streptomyces sp. NBC_01381, a genomic segment contains:
- a CDS encoding GNAT family N-acetyltransferase, with amino-acid sequence MTTTDAAARLTHRPADEEDITTLVALYDGAARWMLERGIDQWKPGGKGAEHFRQRIASDEVWLAYDGAAVAGAYEIWWADEPAWGVQPPVAGYVHRLMTRRGAPPGTGRALLARAEQRIAETGLDRCRLDCVTSNPRLRDYYEAAGYAVVGELPGKVAADGSTYGVLLLEKRLG; translated from the coding sequence ATGACGACGACGGACGCCGCAGCGCGGCTGACCCACCGCCCGGCCGACGAGGAGGACATCACCACCCTCGTCGCCCTCTACGACGGCGCCGCGCGCTGGATGCTGGAGCGGGGCATCGACCAGTGGAAGCCGGGCGGGAAGGGCGCGGAGCACTTCCGGCAGCGGATCGCTTCGGACGAGGTCTGGCTCGCGTACGACGGCGCGGCCGTCGCCGGGGCGTACGAGATCTGGTGGGCGGACGAGCCCGCCTGGGGCGTCCAGCCGCCGGTCGCCGGGTATGTACACCGGCTGATGACCCGCCGCGGCGCCCCGCCCGGCACGGGCCGCGCGCTGCTGGCCCGCGCGGAACAGCGGATCGCCGAGACGGGCCTGGACCGCTGCCGCCTGGACTGCGTGACGTCCAACCCCCGGCTGCGCGACTACTACGAGGCCGCGGGATACGCGGTGGTGGGAGAGCTGCCGGGGAAGGTGGCGGCGGACGGAAGCACTTATGGGGTGCTGCTGCTGGAGAAGCGGTTGGGGTGA
- a CDS encoding alpha-N-acetylglucosaminidase, which yields MTDPSRRSVLGTAGAIGIGCAISGMAVPSHAAEGPAKGPAFDTDSARSALNRLLPHHAEQFRLRLVPAQGGEDRFRVTGTTGRIEVSGTTPAVLLTGVHWYLKYTCGAHITWNGSQLDLPRRLPAPARPLERSTALPHRFALNDTNDGYTAPYADWAYWERMIDVLALHGCNEVLVIAGAEAVYHRLLKDFGYSDAEARAWLPAPSHQAWWLLQNLSGYGGPLSPELIDKRAELGRRIVDRLRELGMAPVLPGYYGHVPDGFVARNGGDARVVPQGNWHGFKRPDWLDPRTSSFAQVAASFYRHQEQLFGAAEHFKMDLLHEGGTAGDVPVPDAARGVEAALQKARPGATWVILGWEANPLPELLDAIDRRRMLIVDGVSDRFTSVTDREKDWGGTPYAFGTIPNFGGRTTIGARAHIWNEKFFAWRDKGGSALAGTSFMPEATDRDPAAFELFSELAWTEKRLDLGAWFSDYSGFRYGGRDRDARAAWQALHDTAYRHTAVERSDPHDSLYAARPDLAANRAAEYAPRALTYDPGRFDAALAGLLGVAPALRGSAAYRYDLVDVVRQALAHRSRQLLPQLRAAYGRKDQETFRALSTLWLRLMRLSDDVTATNSAFLLGPWVDAARRLGTSDAERAEFERTAKVLITVWGDRPTSDGGKLHEYGNREWAGLMADFYVPRWQKWLDELADALAAGREPKAVDWFAVEEPWTRERKDYPLRGTGDPYRTAGRARDVLARAPYQGSLDVSATPPAFPPGGHARVEAVFRNVNGLRDTGRVDFGLSGIEAEPEGAVSLPRVEAGGTGKVAWRARASGEPLDQPLRALPYEIAVRYGPRGEARVRSVHEGTLYEAGPVGADWNTYTNNAAVFGELEGRYAINGGGADLWKGTTEFGALYREGALRDGASVTVRVDTQDATGPWARAGLIARNKLGEAGSQGFVNLAVTPANGVVLSYDTNGDGTLDTYKRVTGIKSPVLLRLSRAGDVVTGACSTDDGASWRVVAGVTVAGVAGAQDAGLFMSATNGGDGGRGTVEFSGWGVA from the coding sequence ATGACCGACCCGTCCCGACGTTCCGTGCTCGGCACCGCCGGAGCCATCGGCATCGGCTGTGCCATCAGCGGTATGGCCGTTCCGTCCCACGCCGCCGAAGGGCCCGCCAAGGGCCCCGCCTTCGATACGGATTCCGCGCGCTCAGCGCTCAACAGACTCCTGCCGCATCACGCGGAACAGTTCCGCCTCAGACTCGTCCCCGCGCAGGGTGGGGAGGACCGCTTCCGCGTGACCGGCACCACCGGGCGCATCGAGGTCTCCGGTACGACGCCGGCCGTGCTGCTCACCGGGGTCCACTGGTATCTGAAGTACACGTGCGGTGCCCATATCACCTGGAACGGCAGCCAGTTGGACCTGCCGCGACGGCTGCCCGCGCCCGCGCGGCCGCTGGAGCGGTCGACCGCACTGCCGCACCGGTTCGCCCTGAACGACACCAACGACGGGTACACCGCGCCGTACGCCGACTGGGCGTACTGGGAGCGCATGATCGACGTACTCGCCCTGCACGGCTGCAACGAAGTCCTGGTGATCGCCGGGGCCGAGGCCGTCTACCACCGGCTCCTGAAGGACTTCGGGTACAGCGACGCGGAGGCGCGCGCCTGGCTGCCCGCGCCCTCGCACCAGGCATGGTGGCTGCTGCAGAACCTGTCAGGGTACGGCGGGCCGCTCTCCCCCGAACTCATCGACAAGCGAGCCGAGTTGGGCCGCAGGATCGTGGACCGGCTGCGCGAGCTGGGAATGGCCCCCGTCCTCCCCGGCTACTACGGTCACGTCCCGGACGGCTTCGTGGCGCGCAACGGCGGGGACGCGCGGGTGGTGCCGCAGGGCAACTGGCACGGCTTCAAGCGGCCCGACTGGCTCGACCCGCGCACCTCGTCCTTCGCGCAGGTCGCCGCGTCCTTCTACCGGCACCAGGAGCAACTCTTCGGCGCCGCCGAGCACTTCAAGATGGACCTGCTGCACGAGGGCGGCACCGCGGGCGACGTCCCGGTGCCCGACGCGGCGCGCGGCGTCGAGGCCGCCCTGCAAAAGGCCCGCCCCGGTGCGACCTGGGTGATCCTGGGCTGGGAGGCCAATCCGCTGCCCGAGCTGCTCGACGCGATCGACCGGCGGCGGATGCTGATCGTCGACGGGGTCTCCGACCGGTTCACCAGTGTCACCGACCGCGAGAAGGACTGGGGCGGCACGCCGTACGCGTTCGGGACCATCCCCAACTTCGGGGGGCGTACGACGATCGGGGCGCGGGCGCACATCTGGAACGAGAAGTTCTTCGCGTGGCGGGACAAGGGCGGCAGCGCGCTGGCCGGTACGTCGTTCATGCCGGAGGCCACGGACCGCGATCCGGCCGCCTTCGAGCTCTTCTCCGAACTGGCGTGGACCGAGAAGCGGTTGGACCTCGGGGCGTGGTTCTCGGACTACTCCGGCTTCCGGTACGGCGGCCGTGACCGGGACGCGCGGGCCGCCTGGCAGGCACTCCACGACACCGCCTACCGGCACACCGCCGTCGAGCGCAGCGACCCGCACGACTCGCTGTACGCCGCCCGGCCCGACCTCGCGGCCAACCGCGCCGCCGAGTACGCGCCGCGCGCGCTGACCTACGACCCCGGGCGCTTCGACGCGGCGCTCGCCGGTCTGCTCGGGGTCGCGCCCGCGCTGCGGGGCAGCGCAGCGTACCGGTACGACCTGGTGGACGTGGTCCGGCAGGCGCTGGCCCACCGCAGCCGGCAGCTGCTTCCGCAGCTTCGGGCCGCGTACGGCAGGAAGGACCAGGAGACCTTCCGTGCGCTTTCGACGCTGTGGCTGCGGCTGATGCGCCTGTCGGACGACGTGACGGCGACCAACTCGGCGTTCCTGCTCGGCCCTTGGGTGGACGCCGCCCGGCGGCTCGGCACGAGCGACGCGGAGCGCGCCGAGTTCGAGCGGACCGCGAAGGTCCTGATCACCGTGTGGGGCGACCGGCCCACGTCCGACGGCGGGAAGCTGCACGAGTACGGCAACCGTGAATGGGCGGGCCTGATGGCCGACTTCTACGTCCCGCGCTGGCAGAAGTGGCTCGACGAGCTGGCCGACGCGCTGGCCGCGGGGCGGGAGCCGAAGGCGGTCGACTGGTTCGCGGTGGAGGAGCCGTGGACCCGCGAGCGCAAGGACTATCCGCTGCGGGGCACCGGCGATCCGTACCGGACCGCGGGGCGGGCCCGCGACGTCCTGGCCCGTGCCCCGTACCAGGGCTCCCTCGACGTGTCCGCGACACCGCCCGCCTTCCCGCCCGGCGGGCACGCGCGCGTGGAGGCCGTGTTCCGGAACGTCAACGGGCTGCGGGACACCGGCCGTGTCGACTTCGGGCTCAGCGGGATCGAGGCGGAGCCGGAGGGCGCGGTGTCGCTGCCGCGGGTCGAGGCGGGCGGCACGGGGAAGGTGGCCTGGCGGGCGCGCGCTTCGGGCGAACCCCTGGACCAACCCTTGCGGGCACTGCCGTACGAGATCGCCGTGCGGTACGGGCCGCGGGGCGAGGCACGGGTGCGGTCCGTCCACGAGGGGACGCTGTACGAGGCGGGTCCGGTGGGCGCGGACTGGAATACATACACCAACAATGCGGCGGTCTTCGGCGAGCTGGAAGGGCGGTACGCGATCAACGGGGGCGGGGCCGACCTGTGGAAGGGCACGACGGAGTTCGGGGCGCTGTACCGGGAAGGGGCGCTGCGGGACGGGGCCTCGGTGACGGTCCGGGTGGACACCCAGGACGCGACCGGTCCATGGGCCAGAGCGGGACTCATCGCCCGCAACAAGCTGGGCGAGGCGGGCTCGCAGGGCTTCGTCAACCTCGCCGTGACACCGGCGAACGGGGTCGTGCTCTCGTACGACACCAATGGCGACGGAACGCTGGACACCTACAAGCGCGTCACGGGAATCAAGTCACCGGTGCTGCTGCGGCTGAGCAGGGCGGGGGACGTGGTAACGGGGGCGTGCTCGACGGATGACGGGGCCAGTTGGCGGGTGGTTGCAGGCGTCACTGTGGCGGGTGTTGCGGGGGCGCAGGATGCGGGGCTGTTCATGAGCGCGACCAACGGGGGTGACGGCGGGCGCGGGACGGTGGAGTTCAGCGGGTGGGGGGTCGCTTGA
- a CDS encoding NAD-dependent epimerase/dehydratase family protein, which translates to MRLLMLGGTEFVGRAVVDAALARGWDVTVFHRGRHEAPAGVTSLHGDRTADDGLAALSASDAEWDVVVDTWSGAPSAVRDAARVLAGRAGRYVYVSSGSVYQYPGVAGSDESYPLVEGDPDAQSVAYAEDKRGGELAAVAEFGAERVVLARAGLILGPYENIGRLPWWLNRVALGGPVLAPGPRESDIQYIDVRDLAEWVLDAGFAGLHGPYNIVSPMAHTTMGEFLEACVAVAGADDVELRWTEPSVITDAGIEPWMELPVWLPPGELHDTMHRTSTEKAVAAGLRARPVAETVADTWEWLRSIGGVAPQRPDRPVVGLAAEKEAKVLGV; encoded by the coding sequence ATGAGACTTCTGATGCTGGGTGGTACGGAGTTCGTGGGGCGGGCCGTGGTCGATGCGGCGCTCGCGCGTGGCTGGGACGTGACGGTCTTCCACCGCGGGCGGCATGAGGCCCCCGCCGGTGTGACGTCCCTGCACGGGGACCGCACGGCCGATGACGGCCTGGCGGCGCTGTCCGCTTCCGACGCGGAGTGGGACGTCGTCGTCGACACCTGGTCGGGGGCGCCGAGCGCGGTGCGCGATGCGGCGCGGGTCCTCGCGGGGCGTGCGGGGCGGTACGTGTATGTGTCGAGCGGCTCGGTGTACCAATATCCGGGGGTCGCCGGGTCCGACGAGTCGTATCCGCTGGTGGAGGGCGATCCGGACGCGCAGTCCGTGGCGTACGCGGAGGACAAGCGGGGCGGGGAGCTCGCCGCCGTCGCGGAGTTCGGCGCGGAGCGGGTGGTGCTTGCGCGGGCCGGGCTGATCCTCGGTCCTTACGAGAACATCGGGCGGCTGCCGTGGTGGCTGAACCGGGTGGCGCTGGGCGGGCCCGTACTGGCCCCCGGGCCCCGGGAGTCGGACATCCAGTACATCGACGTGCGGGATCTCGCCGAGTGGGTCCTGGACGCGGGCTTCGCGGGGCTGCACGGGCCGTACAACATCGTCTCCCCCATGGCGCACACCACGATGGGCGAGTTCCTGGAGGCGTGTGTCGCCGTGGCCGGGGCGGACGACGTGGAGCTGCGCTGGACCGAGCCCTCGGTGATCACCGATGCGGGGATCGAGCCGTGGATGGAGCTTCCCGTGTGGCTACCGCCGGGGGAACTCCACGACACGATGCATCGCACCTCCACGGAGAAGGCGGTGGCCGCGGGGCTGCGGGCGCGGCCGGTCGCGGAGACGGTCGCCGATACGTGGGAGTGGCTGCGGTCGATCGGCGGGGTGGCCCCGCAGCGGCCGGACCGTCCGGTGGTGGGACTGGCCGCGGAGAAGGAGGCGAAGGTGCTGGGGGTGTAG
- a CDS encoding MMPL family transporter: MRPNLAARLGVWSAHHRKTAILGWLLFVVLATTIGGASGMVTASDDEMGVGDSGRAAQILDEAGVEEPAGELVMVAARTPDGWRDVAGDLSKALTATGDVRDVQAPLPSEDRKDALLRFEMKGPSDDAADRVQPVLDAVQKADEAGAGQGVSVYQFGDASSEKQLSDLLSDDLTKAEFTAVPLALGILLVAFGAVVAALLPVGLALTACVAAFGLLSLASHQLHLFETTYSVMFLMGLAVGVDYCLFYLRRERDERAAGADADTALRIAAATSGRAVLVSGLTVMVAMAGMFLSGLLLFKGFAVATILVVCVAMLGSVTVLPALLAGLGDRIDAGRIPFLNRRSKRGSHASGGIAGRLLRPVLARPKFFAVGATVLLLALAAPALGMKTEQLGLEKQFGSDAPLSVSYKKITEEFPGGPSPARVVVEADDIEAKPVRDALAAVVREAGKGAELTVHQGADVAEIDVPLPGNGSDAESKKALGSLRDTVVPEAFDGVPAAEAYVGGDLAESEDFSDQLGKGIVPVFLFIAAVTFLLMLFSFRSVVIAVTSIALNLLSVGAAYGVMTAVFQHGWGAELIGSEKVGAIENWMPLFVLVVLFGLSMDYHVFVVSRIREARDRGLDNRSAIREGITRTAGAVTGAAVIMVAVFAVFGTLSMQDMQQMGVGLGVAVLLDATLVRMVLLPSLMTLLGDRNWHTPGWLSWLPRISHGEEAPVQPMPRPVPSARA, encoded by the coding sequence ATGCGGCCAAACCTCGCGGCACGACTGGGTGTGTGGAGCGCACACCATCGCAAGACGGCCATCCTGGGCTGGCTGCTGTTCGTCGTCCTCGCCACGACCATCGGCGGGGCCTCGGGCATGGTCACCGCGTCCGACGACGAGATGGGGGTCGGCGACTCGGGCCGGGCGGCACAGATCCTTGACGAGGCGGGGGTCGAGGAGCCCGCGGGCGAGCTGGTCATGGTCGCCGCCCGGACCCCGGACGGCTGGCGGGACGTGGCGGGCGACCTGTCCAAGGCGCTGACCGCGACCGGGGACGTACGCGACGTCCAGGCGCCGCTGCCCTCCGAGGACCGCAAGGACGCGCTGCTCCGCTTCGAGATGAAGGGCCCGTCCGACGACGCCGCCGACCGGGTGCAGCCGGTGCTCGACGCGGTGCAGAAGGCGGACGAGGCCGGGGCCGGACAGGGCGTATCGGTCTACCAGTTCGGCGACGCGAGCTCCGAGAAGCAGCTGAGCGACCTGCTCTCCGACGACCTCACCAAGGCCGAGTTCACCGCGGTGCCGCTGGCACTCGGCATCCTCCTGGTCGCCTTCGGCGCGGTGGTCGCGGCGCTGCTCCCGGTGGGCCTCGCGCTGACCGCGTGCGTGGCGGCCTTCGGCCTGCTCTCGCTCGCGAGCCACCAGCTGCACCTCTTCGAGACGACGTACTCGGTGATGTTCCTGATGGGCCTCGCCGTCGGTGTCGACTACTGCCTGTTCTATCTGCGGCGTGAGCGGGACGAGCGGGCGGCGGGGGCGGACGCGGACACGGCGCTGCGGATCGCGGCGGCGACGAGCGGCCGCGCCGTGCTGGTCTCCGGCCTGACGGTGATGGTCGCCATGGCGGGCATGTTCCTGTCCGGCCTCCTCCTCTTCAAGGGCTTCGCCGTCGCCACGATCCTGGTGGTGTGCGTGGCGATGCTCGGCTCGGTGACCGTGCTCCCCGCGCTGCTCGCGGGGCTCGGCGACCGCATCGACGCCGGGCGCATCCCGTTCCTGAACCGCCGCTCCAAGCGGGGCTCGCACGCCAGCGGCGGCATCGCGGGCAGGCTGCTGCGGCCGGTCCTCGCCAGGCCGAAGTTCTTCGCGGTCGGCGCGACCGTGCTGCTGCTCGCGCTCGCCGCGCCCGCGCTCGGCATGAAGACCGAACAGCTCGGCCTGGAGAAGCAGTTCGGCTCCGACGCCCCGCTGTCCGTCTCGTACAAGAAGATCACCGAGGAGTTCCCCGGCGGTCCTTCGCCGGCCCGGGTGGTCGTCGAGGCGGACGACATCGAGGCGAAGCCGGTGCGGGACGCGCTCGCTGCGGTGGTGCGGGAGGCGGGGAAGGGCGCCGAACTCACCGTCCACCAGGGCGCGGACGTCGCCGAGATCGACGTACCGCTGCCGGGCAACGGCAGTGACGCCGAGTCGAAGAAGGCGCTGGGCTCGCTGCGCGACACCGTCGTGCCGGAGGCGTTCGACGGTGTCCCCGCGGCCGAGGCCTACGTCGGCGGTGACCTGGCCGAGTCCGAGGACTTCAGCGATCAGCTCGGCAAGGGCATCGTGCCGGTCTTCCTCTTCATCGCCGCGGTGACCTTCCTCCTGATGCTGTTCAGCTTCCGCTCGGTGGTGATCGCGGTGACGTCCATCGCCCTCAACCTCCTTTCGGTGGGCGCGGCGTACGGCGTGATGACCGCCGTCTTCCAGCACGGCTGGGGCGCGGAGCTGATCGGCTCGGAGAAGGTCGGAGCGATCGAGAACTGGATGCCGCTGTTCGTCCTCGTCGTCCTCTTCGGCCTGTCGATGGACTACCACGTGTTCGTCGTCTCCCGGATCCGCGAGGCGCGGGACCGGGGCCTGGACAACCGCTCGGCGATCCGGGAGGGCATCACGCGCACCGCGGGCGCGGTGACCGGCGCGGCCGTGATCATGGTGGCGGTCTTCGCGGTCTTCGGGACGCTGTCCATGCAGGACATGCAGCAGATGGGCGTGGGCCTGGGCGTGGCGGTCCTCCTGGACGCGACCCTCGTCCGGATGGTCCTGCTGCCTTCGCTGATGACGCTCCTGGGCGACCGCAACTGGCATACGCCGGGCTGGCTTTCGTGGCTGCCGCGGATTTCGCACGGCGAGGAGGCTCCGGTCCAGCCGATGCCCCGTCCGGTGCCGTCGGCGAGGGCGTAG
- a CDS encoding response regulator transcription factor, producing the protein MRVVLAEDLFLLRDGLVRMLEAFDFEIAAAVETGPELTKALAELEPDVAVVDVRLPPSHTDEGLQCALAARRARPGLPVLVLSQHVEQLYARELLADGNGGIGYLLKDRVFDAEQFIDAVRRVAAGGTAMDPQVIQQLLSRRSADQPLGKLTPREREVLELMAQGRSNAAIAGQLVVTERAIAKHTSNIFGKLDLPVSDDDNRRVLAVIAYLDQGR; encoded by the coding sequence TTGCGAGTTGTCCTAGCCGAAGATCTCTTCCTGCTGCGTGACGGTCTGGTCCGGATGCTGGAGGCATTCGACTTCGAGATCGCCGCCGCTGTCGAGACGGGACCCGAACTCACCAAGGCCCTGGCCGAGTTGGAGCCGGACGTCGCCGTCGTCGACGTCCGGCTTCCGCCGTCCCACACGGACGAGGGTCTGCAGTGCGCGCTCGCCGCGCGGCGGGCGCGGCCGGGGCTTCCCGTCCTCGTGCTCTCCCAGCACGTGGAGCAGCTGTACGCGCGCGAGCTGCTTGCCGATGGGAACGGCGGGATCGGCTATCTCCTCAAGGACCGCGTCTTCGACGCCGAGCAGTTCATCGACGCGGTACGCCGGGTCGCCGCCGGCGGCACCGCGATGGACCCGCAGGTGATCCAGCAGCTGCTCTCCCGGCGCTCGGCGGACCAGCCGCTCGGCAAACTGACGCCGCGCGAGCGCGAGGTGCTCGAACTCATGGCGCAGGGACGGTCGAACGCCGCGATCGCGGGGCAGCTCGTGGTGACGGAACGGGCGATCGCCAAGCACACGTCCAATATCTTCGGGAAACTGGACCTGCCGGTCTCCGACGACGACAACCGGCGGGTGCTCGCGGTCATCGCTTATCTCGATCAAGGTCGTTGA
- a CDS encoding winged helix-turn-helix domain-containing protein yields MANSRSFSASTASSASVSPLTSPARGRLRAVDPDEVVQLTDFLPPGATWLPAPQHTLPTLPGQPPMIGYLVLVPAGQEAPVVAEPREPEARQDAAGPGSGPVWIDPVQRAAQVDGRPLDLTYLEFELLAHLVAHPHRVHTRDQLVTTVWGYGHVGDGRTVDVHIARLRRKLGAEHRTTIQTVRRVGYKYAPPAPR; encoded by the coding sequence ATGGCGAACTCCCGTTCCTTCTCCGCATCCACCGCCTCCTCCGCTTCTGTTTCGCCGCTCACCAGTCCCGCCCGTGGCCGGCTGCGGGCCGTCGATCCCGACGAGGTGGTGCAGCTCACCGACTTCCTGCCGCCGGGCGCGACCTGGCTGCCCGCGCCCCAGCACACGCTGCCCACGCTGCCGGGCCAGCCGCCGATGATCGGCTACCTGGTGCTCGTACCGGCCGGGCAGGAGGCCCCCGTCGTGGCCGAGCCCCGCGAGCCCGAGGCGCGGCAGGACGCGGCGGGGCCCGGGTCGGGGCCCGTCTGGATCGATCCCGTGCAGCGTGCCGCGCAGGTCGACGGGCGGCCGCTCGACCTCACCTATCTGGAGTTCGAGCTGCTCGCGCATCTCGTCGCGCACCCCCACCGGGTGCACACGCGCGACCAGTTGGTGACCACGGTGTGGGGGTACGGGCACGTGGGCGACGGGCGGACCGTCGACGTCCACATCGCCCGGCTTCGGCGCAAGCTCGGTGCCGAGCACCGCACGACGATCCAGACGGTGCGCCGCGTCGGCTACAAGTACGCGCCGCCGGCACCGCGCTGA
- a CDS encoding sensor histidine kinase translates to MTRVRESVTAGARGLYLSVIMLAGSITLFVLSVLSIAFIPLGIGVFTTPMALTGVRKWADLRRAQAGAWSDVHIPRPYRPFPADLRSGVTGQVERTTLMLKDPATWRDLQWLLVDMTAGYTTVIFAPTLLLYPLYGYVLALGVWEPIYNAGGGDWYGFIHVTSQGTANMAALLGTAIGVVAVFAPPAILRGHFLLARTLLAPTASMRERELAQRVDRLTETRHDAVDSSAAELRRIERDLHDGAQARLVAMGMDLGTIEAMIEKDPAKAKELISKARQNSGEALTELRDLVRGIHPPVLAERGLGDAVKALALRLPVQTDVDVELHGRTEAPVESAAYFAVSEALTNAIKHAGADRVWVDVHHAQGMLRIAVTDNGKGGASIGAGSGLSGIERRLGTFDGVLAVSSPAGGPTMVTMEIPCELS, encoded by the coding sequence ATGACGAGGGTCCGTGAATCCGTGACAGCGGGAGCCCGAGGGCTCTACCTGTCGGTCATCATGCTCGCCGGTTCGATCACCCTCTTCGTGCTGTCGGTCCTGTCCATCGCTTTCATCCCGCTGGGGATCGGCGTCTTCACGACTCCGATGGCGCTGACCGGCGTGCGCAAGTGGGCCGACCTGCGCCGCGCCCAGGCCGGCGCGTGGTCGGACGTACACATACCGCGTCCTTACCGCCCCTTCCCCGCGGATCTGCGCTCCGGCGTCACCGGGCAGGTGGAGCGCACCACGCTGATGCTGAAGGACCCGGCGACCTGGCGTGACCTGCAGTGGCTGCTCGTCGACATGACCGCCGGCTACACCACGGTGATCTTCGCGCCGACGCTGCTGCTCTACCCGCTGTACGGCTACGTCCTCGCCCTGGGCGTCTGGGAGCCGATCTACAACGCGGGCGGCGGCGACTGGTACGGCTTCATCCACGTCACCTCGCAGGGCACCGCCAACATGGCCGCACTGCTCGGCACCGCGATCGGCGTCGTCGCCGTCTTCGCGCCCCCGGCCATCCTGCGCGGCCACTTCCTGCTCGCCAGGACCCTGCTCGCCCCGACAGCCTCCATGCGGGAGCGCGAACTGGCCCAGCGCGTGGACCGGTTGACCGAGACCCGGCACGACGCCGTGGACTCGTCGGCCGCCGAGCTGCGCCGCATCGAGCGGGATCTGCACGACGGCGCGCAGGCCCGTCTCGTGGCGATGGGCATGGACCTCGGCACCATCGAGGCGATGATCGAGAAGGACCCCGCGAAGGCCAAGGAGCTGATCTCCAAGGCGCGGCAGAACTCCGGCGAGGCGCTGACCGAGCTGCGCGACCTGGTGCGCGGCATCCACCCGCCGGTGCTCGCCGAGCGCGGCCTCGGCGACGCGGTGAAGGCGCTCGCGCTGCGCCTGCCGGTGCAGACCGACGTGGACGTGGAGCTGCACGGCAGGACCGAGGCGCCGGTGGAGTCGGCGGCGTACTTCGCGGTGAGCGAGGCCCTGACGAACGCCATCAAGCACGCGGGCGCCGACCGCGTCTGGGTGGATGTGCACCACGCGCAGGGCATGCTGCGGATCGCGGTCACGGACAACGGCAAGGGCGGCGCGTCCATCGGGGCGGGGTCGGGGCTGAGCGGAATCGAACGCCGACTCGGTACATTCGACGGCGTACTGGCCGTCAGCAGTCCGGCGGGCGGCCCGACCATGGTGACCATGGAGATCCCTTGCGAGTTGTCCTAG
- a CDS encoding DUF1996 domain-containing protein, with protein MGRTPRRTQRKRSKLAGRAIAASAALILGGGGMVAVNVYANAEESTDPPVSAQSGEQGSGPGFSTISCPDVGNQLPEVPDGAREDVDRRLADLDSQITAAYENFADAQDAEQAQAVLGPLEEERRPVIQEIGSAIDQAGGQPPDGLDSMAACTMRAGDGAEDGAWGQQPPEEGQDGGAEQPPEEGGDGGDGGQQQPGDGDGGQQNGNGPVADDFVDINSIEPNVNRPDKQEGASRGTFATKCGTNENGKFNPDNVIVAPGVSNGAHHMHDYVGNQANDAFASDDDLANGDTSCRNQGDKSTYYWPVLRLQNGQNEADADADGGGKDQNVGEIQTPTSVTLKFVGSPVGDVVEMPRFLRIITGDAKALTNGDANANASWSCTGFEDRQLKDKYPICPDGSKVVRTFNFQSCWDGQNTDSANHRTHVAFADQESGACPQGFQAIPQLVQRIVYDVPPGPGFAVDSFPEQLHKPVTDHGDFINVFDEQLMQRVTDCINEGQRCT; from the coding sequence ATGGGACGCACACCACGACGCACACAACGAAAGCGATCAAAGCTCGCCGGGCGGGCGATCGCCGCATCGGCGGCGCTCATCCTGGGCGGCGGCGGAATGGTCGCGGTGAATGTCTACGCGAACGCCGAGGAAAGCACCGATCCGCCCGTCTCCGCGCAGTCCGGCGAGCAGGGTTCCGGTCCCGGGTTTTCCACCATCAGCTGCCCGGACGTGGGAAATCAGCTGCCGGAAGTGCCGGACGGCGCTCGCGAGGACGTCGACCGGCGGCTCGCGGACCTGGACTCTCAGATCACCGCCGCCTACGAGAATTTCGCCGACGCACAGGATGCCGAGCAGGCCCAGGCCGTGCTCGGCCCGCTGGAGGAGGAGCGGCGGCCGGTCATCCAGGAGATCGGTTCCGCCATCGACCAGGCGGGCGGTCAGCCCCCCGACGGGCTCGACTCCATGGCGGCGTGCACCATGCGCGCCGGTGACGGGGCCGAGGACGGCGCCTGGGGCCAGCAGCCGCCCGAGGAAGGGCAGGACGGCGGCGCCGAACAGCCTCCGGAAGAGGGAGGTGACGGAGGCGACGGCGGGCAGCAGCAGCCCGGTGACGGTGACGGCGGGCAGCAGAACGGCAATGGTCCGGTGGCCGACGATTTCGTCGACATCAACTCCATTGAGCCCAATGTGAACCGCCCCGACAAGCAGGAGGGCGCATCGCGCGGGACGTTCGCCACGAAATGCGGGACGAACGAGAACGGCAAGTTCAATCCGGACAATGTCATCGTCGCGCCCGGTGTGAGCAATGGCGCTCACCATATGCACGATTACGTGGGCAATCAGGCCAATGATGCCTTCGCGAGCGACGACGATCTCGCGAACGGCGACACCAGTTGCCGAAATCAGGGCGACAAGTCCACCTATTACTGGCCGGTCCTTCGACTGCAGAACGGACAGAACGAGGCCGACGCCGACGCGGACGGCGGCGGCAAGGACCAGAATGTCGGGGAGATCCAGACCCCGACGTCCGTCACCCTGAAATTCGTCGGAAGCCCGGTGGGCGACGTCGTCGAGATGCCGCGTTTCCTGCGCATCATCACCGGCGACGCCAAGGCGCTCACCAATGGTGACGCGAACGCCAACGCGTCCTGGAGCTGCACCGGGTTCGAGGACCGGCAGCTGAAGGACAAGTATCCGATCTGCCCCGACGGCAGCAAGGTCGTGCGGACCTTCAACTTCCAGAGCTGCTGGGACGGACAGAACACCGACAGCGCCAACCACCGTACGCACGTGGCCTTCGCCGACCAGGAGAGCGGCGCCTGTCCACAAGGGTTCCAGGCCATTCCGCAGCTGGTGCAGCGCATCGTGTACGACGTGCCGCCCGGCCCCGGATTCGCCGTCGACTCGTTCCCCGAGCAACTGCACAAACCCGTCACCGACCACGGCGACTTCATCAACGTCTTCGACGAGCAGTTGATGCAGCGCGTCACCGACTGCATCAACGAAGGTCAGCGCTGCACCTGA